The DNA sequence GGTCGCATCGAACGAGATGCTCAGGGAACTGGGTGCCGGGTTTGTGATCTGTGAGGGACTGGCGGAGACGGTCGAGTCGGTGGTCTCAACCGGAACGGAGATCTGGGTCGAGGCGGACGTGCGCAGATTCGCCGACCTGGAGATGCGGACCGGCGGAGGCCACGGCGTCAAACAGAACGTGCCACCGAGGGTGATCTCATCTCTTACCATGGCCCCGGACGCCGTCTATGCTGCAACAGCGGAGATCCATTCCGACACCTGGCAACAGACGGGGGGGGTCCACTGTTCGGTCCTCGTCCGGGAGGGGGGGGTTGTCGCAAAGAGCTGTGACATCGGACGGCACAACACCGTCGACAAGGTCGTGGGCGCCGCCGAACTCGCCGGCGTCGACCGTGGAGAATGCTGTCTCGGGTGCACCGGACGCCAGCCGTCCGGGATGGTCGGGAAAGTGGCGAACGCCGGCATCCCGATCCTCATCTCGCGGGCGGCCCCCACGGATAAGGGGATCCTCCTTGCAGAAGAGGCGAATGTCACCCTGATCAACTTTTCCCGGGGGAACCGGTTCACCATCTTCGCCCACCCGGAGCGGATCGAGGGCATCCTCCCCGGCATCCGGCACGACAAGACCATCGAATGGGGATGACACGACCTATGACAGACACTGACTTGAACAAACCACGAAACGCACTCATTCTCCTGGGATGCCCCCAGGTGCCAGTCCAGACGAGCATCGCCCTCTGGCTCTGTGCGGCCCTCAACCGCCGGAACATTCCCTGCCTCGTCGGCGGGACGCCCGCGGCGCGGTCGCTTCTGGAGGTCGCCGACCCGGACCATCATTACCTGACGGAGGTCGCCGATCTCGACACTGTCATCGAGGAGCTTGCCGGGGGAACGCGTACTGTCGACGCGGCCTTCGTCCTCGTCCACAACACAGCGGCGGTCGCCTACGCAGCGACGATGCAGGAGATCGCAGGAGGGACGACCTACGCCCTCCTCTTCGGCGAGGAGACCGAGACGCGGATGGCGGACCTGGAAGGCGTCGGCTGCCGGGTGATTGCCGCAAAGGGAAGCCACAATCCCCTGCCGCTGAAACGCAGGGTCCAGGAGGTGCTTGACACATGGGATGCATAGAAAAACTGGATTATGAAGTGATCATCCGCCACGCCTCCTTTCCCGAGGCGGCAAAGTATATCCGCGCCCACTGTGCGGAGGCATACGAGGTGCGGCCGGGGTTCAGGATATTCGACAAGGCGATCATCGGCATTCCGCCGGTCCTCATCGGCCTCGACGGGGATGTCGTCACCTTCCCCTTCACCAAACCCTGCCACGGGACCTTCCTCCTCCGCGTTTCGGACGGCGCAGAGGCGGCGATGATCCGCTCGAAGGCAAAACGCGTCAAACCCTAAAAATCCCCCATTTTTTGTTGCCCGCCGGGCGGCACCAACCGCTACTCCGGGGAGTCGAGAACGCCACGGTAGAGGTGTCCTGCGGTCAGACCGCCAACGGCGGTTTTCTTCAGATCCTCTTTTTTCCGCTCCAGAAGCGACAGGAGCTCCGCCGCACCCTTCTTCCCGTCGCCTGCCGTCCGTTCCATCGCCGCTGCCGCTTCGACGTACGCGGCGGTGACCGTCCGCGTGTATGCCGGAGGCTTGATGCGGCAGTCGAGAATGATCTCTGCAATTCCTGCATCGGCGAGTCGGGGGAGTGAGTCGACAAGACAGGTCTCCCGGGAGTTCCAGATATGGGTCCGGCACGCATCGTCGGTCGTCACCGGGAATATGTGGCCTTTCGCGTCGCGTATGCCTGCGACCATCCCGCGGCGGCGGCACCGTTTCCTGCCGGGGCAACCTGTTGCGGTCGCAAAGATGCAGTCCTCGGCGACGGCAAGTTCCGCCGGTCCGTGGACGAGGTATGCAAGACGGCAGGGTTCCTCCGGGGCGTCCCCCGCGGCGATGGCGGCGCAGGTACGGATCTGATCAAGGGTCATCTCGGGCGAGAGCGTAAGCGCCCCGCACCACGGCCGAAGGGCCGCCACCGCCGCCGCGTTGAAGACGTTCAGTCCCGCGGCTCCCGCAACGGGCATCACCGGATCAGCCTCCCGGACCGCCTCTACGGCCCCGAGGCCCTCGACCATCACGCCGTCGACGGAACCCCTGACGCCGGAGAGGAGGGAAACGGCCATCCGCAGCCACGCTTCCCGGGTGATATGGGGCCACTTCCATACAAGGACGGCACCATGTTCCCGGCAGATTGTCGCCGCCGCTTCGATGGCTCCCTTCAATACTTCCCGCTGCTCCTCCACGGTGTGGACCCCGGCGCCTCCCTCGTGTT is a window from the Methanovulcanius yangii genome containing:
- the fdhD gene encoding formate dehydrogenase accessory sulfurtransferase FdhD, which produces MLTVRYPGIRVEDGNPEKIFDTVIREDRFKIHLNNSLLIEQVASNEMLRELGAGFVICEGLAETVESVVSTGTEIWVEADVRRFADLEMRTGGGHGVKQNVPPRVISSLTMAPDAVYAATAEIHSDTWQQTGGVHCSVLVREGGVVAKSCDIGRHNTVDKVVGAAELAGVDRGECCLGCTGRQPSGMVGKVANAGIPILISRAAPTDKGILLAEEANVTLINFSRGNRFTIFAHPERIEGILPGIRHDKTIEWG
- a CDS encoding DUF1890 domain-containing protein, which gives rise to MTDTDLNKPRNALILLGCPQVPVQTSIALWLCAALNRRNIPCLVGGTPAARSLLEVADPDHHYLTEVADLDTVIEELAGGTRTVDAAFVLVHNTAAVAYAATMQEIAGGTTYALLFGEETETRMADLEGVGCRVIAAKGSHNPLPLKRRVQEVLDTWDA
- a CDS encoding DUF1894 domain-containing protein, with product MGCIEKLDYEVIIRHASFPEAAKYIRAHCAEAYEVRPGFRIFDKAIIGIPPVLIGLDGDVVTFPFTKPCHGTFLLRVSDGAEAAMIRSKAKRVKP